In Pochonia chlamydosporia 170 chromosome Unknown PCv3seq00019, whole genome shotgun sequence, one DNA window encodes the following:
- a CDS encoding C6 transcription factor (similar to Metarhizium acridum CQMa 102 XP_007814461.1): MPEDEAYIAFRKIRSIRSISSHGPIDALRSFAPDLGLPALPWTAVAEDEVVSALVSQYFATDYLYVYPPIPRSKFLLEMKAGDPGTATCCSPLLVNAICAHQCTLSPKAHLGAVPRGDMAERFLVESNRLLQNESSKGSLASCQGVCLIHAAMATRDQLKVVLDVEVDSFKSESEAVTKTAGAGQGLDECRMCAES; the protein is encoded by the exons ATGCCCGAAGACGAAGCATACATCGCGTTCAGGAAGATTCGCTCCATCcgcagcatcagcagccacGGACCAATTGATGCGCTGCGTTCTTTTGCCCCCGACTTAGGACTCCCAGCCCTGCCATGGACTGCCGtcgccgaggatgaagtaGTTTCGGCACTTGTATCTCAGTACTTCGCCACGGATTATCTGTATGTGTATCCTCCAATACCTCGATCTAAGTTTCTCCTTGAAATGAAGGCGGGAGACCCCGGTACAGCGACTTGTTGCTCCCCGTTACTGGTTAACGCAATATGCGCCCATCAATGT ACTCTTTCACCAAAGGCCCATCTCGGTGCCGTGCCTCGCGGGGATATGGCTGAGAGGTTCCTTGTCGAGTCCAACCGACTACTCCAGAACGAGTCCAGCAAAGGGTCCTTGGCGTCCTGCCAAGGTGTCTGCTTGATACATGCCGCTATGGCTACGCGAGATCAGCTCAAAGTCGTGTTGGACGTCGAAGTGGACTCATTCAAATCTGAATCAGAAGCCGTTACGAAAACCGCTGGCGCGGGTCAAGGGCTCGATGAATGTCGGATGTGCGCCGAGTCTTGA
- a CDS encoding ribonuclease H-like protein (similar to Metarhizium robertsii ARSEF 23 XP_007825295.1), whose product MKLGPFGEEMENASSTPPPSEPSISSTSSAHGSSRFPNYQTWTTDKFKLFPNFTTCHDPSRERTWWWQFGFRMKDHGSEPHKIVWVCERCFLRNRMKATHYTFIASTAGSIVRHLRKEHKIFQPAGSREDGVVGTGSAQRSLLDMLRADPKNPRDQSLLSNLHTLFDPAMNQLLLLDWLTYHNLPFNLVNSERFRRLLLYNNPCLQEGQIPSDRTLVNLLTKEYNRALDPVKAILQRARSMIHFTFDGWTSRQNSSFLGVNAHFIDRDWKQWRILLALPALRKRHTGAALADEVADTICAFSLQHKIGYCTLDNATNNDTAMEALGHEFDFDQHERRIRCAPHFLNLSVKAMMYGGKRDNFAELLAHWGDQDFMTDEDEQRQLSDAVDALNGDDDLDTPNLEEDYESNTALGESQDSCLVPEIVNADKMEKYRKYGPFGKLHNIGIALRTSSQLLEDFHEAQRQTAPDEPVLTWVQNVCTRWQSDEAMASRALLKRSALNRMLSIIEERWIRQGAKEQDRPAMLKEKLSLEEWKVVTAVQKILQPFKVASKQLQGAGISGKRSTTGGFDEYFQVIEMVLDHLEWAIQGVIIEENDDHMMEEVHLFDDMDAKTRRLLKIYIKLGWKKLNDYYDKLTSTAYVAAVVFHPSKKWRALEQLWNQLPSRQTSGWKKAYAGNLTSIWEENYKHMAHEPACNAMSASGSHDALDYIERRLAFSRSIVRQDAEGLQSERPKQPTALPTQDELDQYLSEPPVDNIAYKADPIAWWRDVGAVRFPQLSYMAVDFLTIASSSAETERDFSSCGRMVTPLRCRLRRHIVGMAQCLRSWSRAGIYQPHLPLDLLEGDNWRQVLQLIGRVNGDMKDQD is encoded by the coding sequence AGAGCgaacatggtggtggcaatTTGGCTTCAGGATGAAGGACCACGGCTCTGAACCTCATAAGATTGTATGGGTCTGCGAAAGATGCTTCCTTCGCAACAGAATGAAAGCTACGCATTACACCTTCATCGCCTCAACCGCTGGAAGCATTGTTCGACATCTGAGAAAGGAACACAAGATTTTCCAGCCTGCTGGCTCACGCGAAGACGGGGTTGTCGGGACAGGAAGTGCACAACGGAGCTTGCTCGATATGCTGCGCGCTGATCCGAAGAATCCTCGCGACCAAAGCCTTCTTAGCAATTTGCATACTTTGTTTGATCCGGCGATGaatcagcttcttctcctggacTGGCTAACTTACCACAACCTCCCATTTAATTTGGTTAATTCCGAGCGCTTTAGACGGCTGCTGCTCTACAACAATCCGTGTCTTCAAGAGGGGCAGATACCCAGCGACAGGACCCTCGTGAACCTCTTAACAAAAGAATACAATCGAGCTCTTGATCCCGTAAAAGCTATTCTTCAAAGAGCGAGAAGCATGATTCATTTTACTTTTGACGGTTGGACCTCCCGACAAAACTCATCATTTCTTGGCGTCAACGCCCACTTCATTGATCGGGATTGGAAGCAGTGGAGGATCCTTCTGGCGTTGCCTGCTCTCCGTAAGCGCCATACTGGGGCAGCGCTGGCCGATGAGGTTGCAGACACAATATGTGCTTTCAGTCTTCAACATAAGATTGGTTACTGTACGCTTGATAATGCAACGAACAACGACACGGCTATGGAagcacttggccatgaatTTGACTTCGACCAACACGAGCGTCGTATTCGGTGCGCTCCTCATTTCCTGAACCTGTCAGTGAAGGCAATGATGTACGGCGGTAAAAGGGACAATTTTGCTGAGCTGCTTGCGCATTGGGGAGATCAGGATTTCATGACTGATGAAGACGAGCAGCGTCAACTGTCCGACGCCGTTGATGCACTGAATGGCGACGACGATCTTGACACGCCGAATCTGGAGGAAGATTACGAGTCAAACACTGCTCTGGGGGAGAGCCAGGATTCGTGCCTAGTTCCTGAGATAGTCAatgccgacaagatggagaagtATCGCAAGTACGGCCCTTTTGGCAAGTTGCACAATATCGGCATTGCTCTTCGAACGAGCAGCCAACTTCTCGAGGACTTTCATGAAGCTCAACGGCAAACTGCCCCTGATGAACCCGTATTAACGTGGGTCCAAAATGTCTGCACTCGCTGGCAGTCCGATGAGGCCATGGCCTCTCGAGCGCTGCTGAAACGATCCGCTTTGAACCGAATGCTGTCAATTATTGAGGAACGATGGATTCGCCAAGGCGCCAAAGAACAGGACCGGCCAGCGATGTTGAAAGAAAAACTTTCGCTCGAGGAATGGAAGGTCGTTACTGCGGTTCAGAAGATACTTCAACCGTTCAAGGTTGCTTCAAAACAACTCCAGGGCGCAGGCATTTCTGGCAAACGCTCAACAACAGGTGGTTTCGACGAGTACTTTCAAGTGATTGAGATGGTCCTTGATCATCTTGAGTGGGCCATTCAAGGTGTAATAATcgaagagaatgatgatCATATGATGGAAGAGGTTCACTTGTttgacgacatggatgcaAAAACCCGTAGGCTCTTAAAGATTTACATCAAACTCGGTTGGAAAAAACTGAACGATTACTATGATAAACTGACCTCGACCGCCTATGTGGCGGCGGTTGTATTCCATCCGAGTAAGAAATGGCGAGCTTTAGAGCAGCTTTGGAATCAGCTGCCGTCTCGTCAGACATCAGGGTGGAAAAAAGCTTACGCCGGGAACTTGACAAGCATCTGGGAGGAAAATTACAAGCACATGGCTCACGAGCCAGCctgcaatgccatgtcagcatctggaagccatgatgccttggactACATTGAGCGCCGATTGGCGTTTAGTCGATCAATCGTTCGTCAAGACGCCGAAGGACTACAAAGTGAACggccaaaacagccaaccGCACTCCCAACACAAGACGAGCTCGATCAATACCTGTCTGAGCCGCCGGTAGATAACATCGCCTACAAAGCCGATCCGATTGCTTGGTGGAGAGATGTTGGCGCTGTGCGGTTTCCCCAGCTCTCTTACATGGCGGTTGATTTCCTCACAATTGCGTCGTCTTCCGCCGAAACAGAGAGAGACTTCAGCAGTTGCGGGAGGATGGTCACACCGCTCAGATGCCGCCTACGACGTCACATAGTTGGCATGGCACAATGCCTTCGATCGTGGAGTAGGGCTGGCATTTatcaaccacatctcccTCTAGATCTCCTTGAAGGAGATAATTGGAGACAAGTACTTCAGTTAATAGGCAGAGTCAACGGAGATATGAAGGACCAGGACTAG
- a CDS encoding serine/threonine-protein kinase ssp1 (similar to Paracoccidioides sp. 'lutzii' Pb01 XP_002790261.1) — MNQMGPTKAIKLYEFSRDPVHRSPIRLVTCRTVRETGKVKIQRDSFTGLKTINQYEIMGELGRGRHSKVKLARNTETGEKVAIKIVPRRSEKHQVVHPTEGVLKEGKILRQIHHDNVITLHEIIDDAEHAKEYLILEYAEIGAIPWRKKGLPHVCHHERMRIEDEMRNEAAGCRKAPEDMECISSPGRKQSFVCPPSSLPDHMNFPRYEPYDGTLAHDVLTEHYSYVPCITFDQTRRILKDTVLGLEALHERGVVHRDIKPENLLLSKEYHVKIADFDVSFVSRPLREAKAKVGLDTFDDTLEMLKTVGTPGFMAPELCCIGQEMVYPELFEQVDVWSLGVTLYCLIFGRLPFLAEGEFQMFHKMSVEDVHIPRRRLRPVPPSKSRSVSTTYKYRNDDVIEFEDVDDMLIDLLRHMLFRSPAQRIRLQSIKHHPWLLGMSNTSGSIMANGSVLQQSGGLKENSMEGEASIGFPAFW; from the exons ATGAATCAGATGGGACCTACAAAGGCGATAAAATTGTACGAATTTTCTCGCGACCCTGTTCATAGGTCGCCAATACGACTTGTGACTTGTCGTACAGTCCGCGA AACAGGTAAAGTGAAAATACAGCGTGATAGTTTCACTGGCCTCAAAACTATCAACCAGTACGAAATAATGGGAGAGCTAGGTCGAGGGCGCCACAGCAAAGTGAAGCTAGCTCGCAACACCGAAACAGGTGAGAAAGTCGCTATCAAGATCGTCCCCCGCCGTTCTGAGAAACACCAGGTTGTACACCCCACCGAGGGGGTACTTAAAGAAGGCAAAATTCTTAGACAAATCCACCACGACAATGTAATCACCCTACACGAGatcattgacgatgccgagCACGCGAAAGAATATCTGATTCTCGAATATGCTGAAATTGGAGCTATCCCCTGGCGTAAGAAGGGACTGCCTCACGTTTGCCACCACGAGCGGATGAGGATCGAAGACGAGATGCGAAATGAAGCAGCAGGTTGCAGGAAAGCCCCAGAAGATATGGAGTGTATATCCAGTCCCGGGCGTAAGCAAAGCTTTGTCTGCCCACCTTCGAGTCTGCCTGATCATATGAATTTCCCCAGATATGAGCCATATGACGGTACTCTGGCGCATGATGTCCTTACGGAGCATTATTCGTATGTTCCGTGCATTACTTTTGACCAAACAAGGCGGATTCTCAAGGATACAGTGCTAGGTCTAGAGGCTCTTCACGAGCGCGGCGTAGTGCATAGAGACATCAAACCTGAAAATCTCCTCTTGAGCAAGGAGTATCATGTCAAAATAGCTGATTTTGATGTCTCATTCGTCAGCCGGCCACTTCGCGAAGCCAAGGCAAAAGTCGGCCTGGATACTTTCGATGATACCCTTGAGATGCTTAAGACGGTTGGGACACCTGGCTTCATGGCTCCCGAGCTCTGCTGCATAGGGCAAGAGATGGTATATCCCGAACTATTCGAACAAGTTGACGTCTGGTCTCTTGGTGTTACACTTTACTGCCTCATTTTTGGGCGACTGCCATTCCTCGCCGAAGGCGAATTTCAGATGTTTCACAAAATGTCTGTTGAAGATGTACACATCCCCCGACGACGGCTACGACCAGTTCCCCCTTCCAAAAGTCGCTCTGTTTCAACGACGTACAAGTACCGCAATGACGATGTCATCGAATTTGAGGATGTCGATGACATGTTAATTGACTTGTTACGGCATATGCTTTTCCGTAGCCCGGCACAACGAATTCGTCTGCAAAGTATAAAGCATCACCCCTGGCTGCTAGGCATGAGTAATACCTCAGGCTCCATAATGGCCAACGGATCGGTGCTACAGCAAAGTGGCGGACTGAAAGAAAACAGTATGGAGGGTGAAGCTAGCATCGGCTTCCCCGCCTTCTGGTAA
- a CDS encoding chromo (CHRromatin organization MOdifier) domain-containing protein — protein sequence MARVVDYYPCSDDDLGNIGNRRAANSRVTPAPEKTILFPKTDGLVPKVKATPSNRRIRRLNAAKFAPENPLFKSWTGDNNSPLEASTKKSASLLGRRTVSRPNTEECGDDAELNTPCSPTTLPVPKSNNGVQGHTVHPCDPTVALTDETEDQLTGNLREAEAHDSAAMRCELVEDSQQQDAIEDKGTYIVERIIRHKGNGRRRRYFVKWQNYAADENSWVTRKDFVDKTFPRQYDEQCRRRQ from the coding sequence ATGGCCCGTGTGGTCGACTATTACCCCTGCAGTGACGACGATCTTGGGAACATTGGGAACAGGAGGGCCGCAAATTCGAGAGTAACGCCGGCACCTGAGAAGACCATATTGTTTCCTAAGACGGATGGCCTTGTCCCCAAAGTGAAAGCGACTCCCTCAAACCGACGCATTCGCCGCCTTAACGCTGCAAAATTTGCCCCAGAGAATCCGCTGTTCAAATCATGGACCGGGGACAATAACAGCCCCTTAGAAGCATCTACCAAAAAGTCAGCTTCTCTGTTGGGACGGCGAACTGTCTCAAGGCCCAATACAGAAGAGTgtggtgacgatgctgagTTGAACACTCCCTGCTCACCAACCACCTTGCCGGTTCCTAAGTCCAACAACGGTGTCCAGGGACATACGGTCCATCCATGCGATCCGACAGTGGCGTTGACGGATGAAACCGAAGACCAACTGACGGGTAACTTACGCGAAGCTGAGGCGCATGATAGCGCGGCCATGCGCTGCGAGTTAGTGGAGGACTCGCAACAGCAGGACGCTATCGAAGATAAGGGTACCTATATAGTTGAACGAATCATAAGGCACAAAGGCAACGGGAGAAGGCGCAGATACTTTGTCAAATGGCAAAATTATGCTGCAGACGAGAATTCATGGGTGACTCGTAAGGATTTTGTGGATAAGACTTTCCCTCGGCAGTACGACGAACAATGTAGACGTAGACAGTAG
- a CDS encoding chromo (CHRromatin organization MOdifier) domain-containing protein yields MKRRVNSPLSSAPSPSQASDRRSAGKREVGTSGGDSSGANDSLYKSLEFRVKWQGYDSEKDLTWEPEESLEDVPEIVEQYFRLAGGRQNILTTMLPRGKRAPKRSKRSSAATAAAHTMSGRQLENGAKAVDEDSSTATESWQPPAGSWEDEVDTIDSCERGRGGKLIVYLIWKNGKKTKHETPVVYKKCPCCNFTSDTFELFKRIIFSGSTTRQDAWRLPVEVHSVEYGWGGSGTPLYPQMS; encoded by the exons ATGAAGCGTCGTGTTAACTCTCCACTATCCAGTGCGCCATCGCCTTCACAAGCGTCTGATCGCCGCTCGGCCGGAAAGAGGGAAGTCGGGACCTCTGGCGGCGACAGCAGTGGAGCGAATGACAGTTTGTAC AAGAGCTTGGAATTCCGTGTTAAGTGGCAAGGCTACGATTCCGAGAAGGATTTAACTTGGGAACCGGAAGAGAGCCT GGAAGATGTGCCTGAAATTGTCGAACAGTACTTTCGCTTGGCTGGCGGACGACAGAACATACTCACGACCATGCTCCCACGGGGGAAGAGGGCGCCTAAAAGGAGTAAGAGATCGTCTGCGGCGACGGCCGCAGCACACACGATGTCGGGACGGCAACTCGAGAATGGCGCAAAAGCCGTTGACGAAGATTCTTCCACCGCTACAGAATCATGGCAGCCACCGGCTGGCTCATGggaggatgaagttgataCCATAGATTCTTGCGAGCGTGGGCGCGGCGGTAAGCTTATTGTCTACCTTATCtggaagaatggcaagaagacAAAGCACGAGACGCCCGTTGTCTACAAGAAGTGTCC ATGCTGCAATTTTACGAGCGACACGTTCGAATTGTTTAAAAGAATCATATTTTCTGGATCAACTACCAGGCAGGACGCATGGCGTTTGCCGGTGGAAGTTCATTCGGTTGAATATGGATGGGGTGGCAGTGGCACTCCGCTTTATCCCCAAATGTCATGA
- a CDS encoding ubiquitin supergroup (similar to Metarhizium robertsii ARSEF 23 XP_007820436.1): MSDEGATPSQRTAKKLPFKATALRKAASLRAEIITNKKELESDGLDLFRRSKEMEPIVAADQERRLKKKRRHDDQRRKSAESSARRLPRYTICELVTPPALKSSKRTRLFSTPSDLIPDNPPFARLLLHSEQASVGGPGGDTLTPSLLPNTSLDSDDDDDDDDDLRIAPKPTKRRGSVNPIESSFIAGDEDDEFATYIRKAEEQRALDQALLGVRSDGAASKAKIDILVTSIVPETKPCCFRFLFDKELRVARNTWLALQKRKGMLLDVEREDDIVLTWRRKKVYAFSTLLNLGIRPQDNGRAVSDGNDAKGFANGRTRVHMEAWTLGLFREMEREEELKRKRETTEVGDDEEPAPVEEEPPASEVKTRVILKARGIADVKLTVKLTVRRTTTVETLITGFRTQRSIVPDRDVQIWFDGDRLEEHATMDEAEIDDMDTLEVHVK; the protein is encoded by the exons ATGAGCGACGAGGGAGCAACCCCGTCACAACGAACGGCTAAGAAACTGCCTTTCAAAGCAACAGCCTTGCGCAAGGCTGCGTCGCTGCGAGCCGAGATCATAACCAATAAGAAAGAACTGGAGAGCGATGGACTCGACTTATTTCGTAGGTCAAAGGAGATGGAGCCCATAGTGGCTGCGGATCAGGAGAGGCGGCTAAAGAAGAAGCGGAGACATGACGACCAGCGTCGCAAGTCCGCTGAGTCGTCGGCCAGGAGGTTACCGAGATATACGATATG CGAGTTGGTCACGCCACCGGCATTGAAGTCATCGAAGCGAACACGCCTATTCTCAACACCTTCAGACCTTATACCAGACAACCCACCGTTCGCCCGATTGCTGTTGCATTCGGAGCAAGCATCAGTGGGTGGCCCGGGTGGCGACACTCTTACCCCGAGTCTCCTGCCAAACACATCCCTCGATtctgacgacgatgacgacgatgatgacgatcTCCGGATTGCACCTAAGCCCACAAAACGAAGGGGCAGTGTCAACCCTATCGAGAGCAGCTTCATAGCAGgagatgaggacgatgaatTTGCGACATATATTCGCAAGGCCGAGGAACAACGCGCTCTGGACCAGGCATTGCTTGGTGTTCGTTCTGATGGAGCTGCGTCGAAGGCAAAAATTGACATTCTGGTGACGTCGATTGTTCCTGAGACTAAGCCTTGCTGTTTTAGGTTTCTCTTTGATAAGGAGCTCCGAGTAGCGCGTAATACGTGGCTTGCTCTTCAGAAACGCAAGGGAATGCTCCTGGATGTTGAAAGAGAGGATGACATTGTGCTTACTTGGCGAAGAAAGAAGGTGTATGCATTTTCCACGTTGCTAAATCTAGGCATCCGACCACAGGACAATGGACGGGCTGTGTCAGATGGAAACGACGCCAAGGGTTTCGCAAATGGTCGGACAAGAGTCCACATGGAAGCTTGGACGTTGGGTTTGTTCCGAGAAATGGAACGTGAAGAAGAGCTAAAGCGGAAAAGAGAGACTACGGAAGTAggagacgacgaagagcCAGCACCGGTAGAAGAGGAACCACCCGCTTCAGAGGTTAAGACACGAGTCATTCTGAAGGCTCGCGGCATTGCCGACGTCAAATTGACAGTCAAATTGACAGTGCGACGGACAACAACAGTTGAGACACTTATAACTGGTTTCCGCACGCAGCGGTCAATAGTGCCAGACAGAGATGTTCAGATTTGGTTTGATGGTGACCGACTAGAAGAGCATGCGACGATGGATGAGGCGGAGATTGACGATATGGACACACTtgaggtccatgtcaagtgA
- a CDS encoding Pfs domain-containing protein (similar to Aspergillus oryzae RIB40 XP_003190453.1), whose product MDRRTETKRTRGQRDFERTCSDNDAPCPKTNGHKRQKRDKDGRKHGQDEQHHDTTFIPHDKYHIGWICALPDELAAAEGMLDDIHERCYQPRSDTNTYTLGTIVEHHVVLACLPAQSYGTNNAAVVATNMRRTFASIHFWLLVGTGGGAPGKVDIRLGDVVVSTKVLQIDLGKIVRNGQLHRIGLPRTPSQGLMTAVTALQAKHKISPSQISKYVDQLMDPNPRRARFADPGADLDLLFDSSHEHIPNMTENCSLCNKSRLLRREARSNRDPIVHYGTIASANQVMRDAKTRDLLTKELGVICFEMEAAGLMESCSSIVIRGISDYADSHKNDQWQSYAAAAAAAYAKEFLSIIPLTEESEAKAEGVMQKTQHTTARRSRNNSSGGRTAQPASQKVHRIRGVKAGDDANQMILSNGTPLRVEKATVRNRGLQLFGDVSLQDALKFLDRRNVAASEEAAEETITSSAGGSATI is encoded by the coding sequence ATGGACAGAAGGACAGAGACGAAAAGAACGAGGGGCCAACGAGACTTCGAGAGAACTTGCAGTGACAATGACGCACCATGCCCCAAGACGAACGGTCACAAAAGACAGAAGCGAGACAAAGATGGCAGAAAGCAcggacaagatgaacagCATCACGATACCACCTTTATCCCTCACGACAAGTATCACATCGGTTGGATTTGTGCGCTGCCCGACGAGTTAGCCGCAGCTGAGGGCATGTTGGACGACATTCACGAGCGTTGTTATCAACCCCGCAGTGATACCAACACCTACACTCTAGGTACGATTGTCGAACACCATGTTGTCCTGGCGTGCCTCCCTGCACAGAGTTATGGGACGAACAACGCGGCGGTTGTGGCGACGAACATGCGACGAACATTTGCGTCGATACACTTTTGGCTGCTGGTTGGTACTGGTGGCGGCGCCCCAGGGAAAGTTGACATAAGGCtcggtgatgttgttgtcaGTACTAAAGTTCTTCAGATTGACCTTGGAAAGATTGTGAGGAATGGTCAGTTGCACCGGATAGGTCTTCCTCGCACACCGTCCCAGGGCCTCATGACAGCCGTCACTGCATTACAAGCAAAGCACAAAATATCCCCAAGCCAAATATCCAAATATGTCGATCAACTGATGGATCCTAATCCGCGTAGGGCGAGATTTGCCGATCCCGGTGCCGATTTGGATCTGCTGTTTGACAGCAGCCACGAACATATACCTAATATGACGGAGAACTGTAGTCTCTGCAACAAGTCAAGACTCTTACGGCGGGAAGCACGCAGTAATAGAGACCCAATCGTTCACTACGGAACCATAGCCTCTGCGAATCAAGTTATGAGGGACGCGAAAACAAGGGATCTATTGACTAAGGAACTTGGGGTTATctgttttgaaatggaggcggcgggcTTGATGGAAAGCTGCTCAAGCATCGTTATTCGCGGAATTTCGGATTATGCAGACTCGCATAAAAATGATCAGTGGCAATCCTACGCTGCcgctgcggcggcggcataCGCCAAAGAATTCCTTTCAATCATACCGTTGACAGAGGAGTCGGAAGCAAAAGCCGAGGGAGTGATGCAGAaaacacaacacaccactGCACGTCGTTCTCGCAATAACTCTTCAGGTGGACGTACAGCTCAACCTGCATCGCAAAAAGTTCATAGAATCCGAGGTGTCAAAGCAGGCGATGATGCGAACCAGATGATTCTGTCAAATGGCACCCCGTTACGTGTGGAGAAGGCAACTGTGCGTAACAGAGGACTGCAGCTCTTTGGAGACGTATCGTTGCAGGATGCTCTCAAATTCTTGGACAGGAGAAATGTTGCTGCCAGCGAGGAGGCGGCAGAGGAAACCATCACGAGCTCAGCCGGCGGTTCGGCGACCATTTGA
- a CDS encoding bromo adjacent like protein (similar to Metarhizium robertsii ARSEF 23 XP_007823420.1) translates to MVSKVGRRRRAKNHENTADCPFKVTRVLVPPDEKLHYATTQGRVDSRGRLERLQQSPFDPPGAFKSHRTMNLSYSIAPHKPWYEMRRYNSFVRVKFLVDDFVYVSNDTTIERQMGTTNDLDQLDYWVAKILEIRASDEYHVYARIYWMYSPDDLPRDVLDGDNLVGERRYIYSQNELVASNHMDIINVVSVVRKADVHEFGQKDDDKIQSGVYWRRAFDYLTSQLSSVDPTNKCEDSRVPTTSTVQLAPCEGQLPPLRPTIPVPDQSTNTPCTLNVSDHSASSGWKTGGNAPGNDAARTNNDRHGRRRRRRKKIIAPASTSLFRLYRQSPTQQKLLAQLQSVLEAACYEFGKRSMPDIFHRHGWDSADSLELNRCAREFQRWTFSDVAPANRPRDELFRSISNIRHTAVHRLRVSVDDIEKFYNDAETLLLLLGDDIRRREIARLRQESQAIIAKAKKNKHPSHSTVGKSLLALATKKAHEHSERWIKGEHEGRK, encoded by the exons ATGGTGTCAAAGGTAGGAAGGCGACGCCGCGCGAAAAATCACGAGAACACTGCCGACTGTCCTTTCAAAGTCACCAGAGTATTGGTGCCCCCTGATGAAAAACTACACTATGCCACGACGCAGGGGAGAGTTGATTCTCGCGGCAGACTAGAGCGACTACAACAGTCTCCATTTGATCCTCCAGGGGCGTTCAAATCGCATCGTACGATGAATCTGTCGTATTCTATCGCGCCACACAAGCCGTGGTACGAAATGAGACGCTACAATAGCTTTGTTC GtgtcaagtttcttgttgatgattttgtgTACGTCTCCAATGACACGACCATTGAGCGACAGATGGGTACTACGAACGACCTTGATCAACTTGACTACTGGGTCGCAAAAATCCTCGAGATCAGGGCATCAGACGAGTACCACGTCTACGCGCGCATCTATTGGATGTATTCTCCGGATGACCTGCCTCGGGATGTCTTAGATGGTGATAACCTGGTTGGAGAGAGGCGGTATATCTACAGCCAGAACGAGTTAGTCGCTTCAAATCATA TGGATAtcatcaatgttgtcagTGTTGTCAGGAAAGCTGACGTCCACGAATTCGGACAGAAAGACGATGACAAAATTCAAAGTGGTGTGTACTGGCGACGAGCGTTTGATTACTTGACCTCACAGTTATCG TCGGTCGATCCAACGAATAAATGCGAGGACTCGCGAGTACCGACGACGTCTACGGTACAACTTGCGCCATGCGAAGGGCAGCTGCCTCCTCTTCGACCGACGATTCCAGTGCCCGATCAAAGCACAAATACTCCATGCACACTTAACGTTAGTGATCACTCTGCGTCGTCAGGGTGGAAAACTGGCGGCAATGCTCCGGGCAATGACGCAGCTCGCACAAATAACGATCGTCACGgtcgacggcgacggcgacgcAAGAAGATTATCG CTCCGGCATCGACATCACTTTTTCGCCTTTATCGCCAATCACCGACACAACAGAAGCTTTTGGCGCAGCTGCAAAGTGTTCTGGAAGCTGCTTGTTACGAGTTTGGAAAACGATCAATGCCCGATATCTTTCACCGACACGGCTGGGATTCCGCTGACTCGTTAGAGCTGAATCGCTGCGCCCGCGAGTTCCAGCGTTGGACTTTCTCGGACGTTGCACCCGCCAACAGGCCGCGTGATGAGCTCTTTcgctccatctccaacatccgGCATACTGCTGTCCACCGTCTACGAGTGAGCGTGGACGACATAGAGAAATTCTACAATGATGCTGAGACACTGCTACTTCTACTCGGAGATGACATACGGAGAAGAGAAATTGCCAGGCTTCGGCAAGAGAGTCAGGCGATAATTGCAAAggccaagaaaaacaagcACCCGTCGCACTCTACGGTGGGCAAGTCCTTACTAGCATTAGCGACCAAGAAAGCCCACGAACA CAGCGAAAGGTGGATCAAAGGCGAGCATGAAGGCAGGAAATGA